From Paralcaligenes sp. KSB-10:
GGCTGGGCCCCACTGGGCGCTGAGCACAGTCTTGTCGTTGCATTTCGCCTCGACCACGTCGATGAAATGGGCGGGCACGATCTTGCCGTCGCTGCCCTTGCGCTGGCCGGTTTCCATGATGTGGCTCATGAGTACTTTAACTTCGGTTACGCCGTCTTTTTCGACGGCGCGTATACGCATTGGTCTGGTTGCCATAGTTCTGTTCCTTGATGTCTTGATTCAGTTCTGTATGCGCGTTAACCGCCGCAGCCGCCGAGCGTCACTTTGACTTCCTTGTGAACGGCATAATATTTGCCGTCGGCTTTGACCAAAGCATAGATATCGGAGGTTTTACCCATTTTGATGCGGGTCGCAATATCGGCAACGGTATTTTCCGGAATGTCGAAAAGCGCCGACAAGGCATTCGGGTTGTTCGGCACCAGGACGGAAATTTGAGTGGTATTGGGCAGATCGCTGACCACTCCGACCGGCACCACGGCGCCGTTTTCGGCGATATCGGGCGCAACCAGCTTGATTTTGTCGCTATTGACAGGCTCGGATCCCCCCAAGGCCTTCACCACATCGCCGACCGAATGGCCGCCGAAGGCCTCTTTGTTCCATTGTTCTTGTGCGGCCAGAGCCTGCTCGGGGCGCAAAACCCCCGCAGCCACCGCCAAACCCAATACCGTGCCTAACCGCAGCACGTCTCTACGCTGGTGATTCATACTTACTCCTCTTTTATTTAAGCGAATCATCTTTAATACTGTTAATGCCCGGCCGAAGTCTGCGCCAGAATCCATTGAAGCATCGAATTTATATCGGCATCGTCAAGATTCGGGTGAGGCGGCATAGGCACTGCTCCCCAAACTCCGCTCCCTCCGTCGCGGATTTTCCCTGCTAATTTCTGCATAGCATAACTCGCTCCCTTATATTTTTTGGCTATATCCAAAAAAGAAGGGCCGAGCAATTTTTTATCGACGGCATGGCAAGCCATGCACGCGTGGTCTTTTAACAGTTTAATGGCATCGTCGCCACTTTGCGCCGGCCCCGCGGGTTTTCCCGCGGAACCCTGTGCGGCGCCCGGAGCCAGGGTGCTGCGCGCATAGTTTTTGACTTCGGCGGCATTTTCGCCCGCCGCAACGACAAGCGCCGGCTTGAGTGTGTCGGCGCCGCGCACCGGCCCGACAATGCGCATTTGCGCAGCCAGATCGCCATTCGAATTGCGTGCGTATGGCGGCAAGGTTGACGATACAAGCGGTTGCGCGACGCAATTGGCCATGCAAGCCGTATTATGGGTATCCGGCTTGCCGTCGACGTCCCAGAGCCCCTTCCAGAAGACCATGCCGTTGCGATTGGGCATTTTTGCCTGAACCTCGGCCATGTTTTTGTCGGACAGGGTGAAATCGTCGGGAACGATTTCGGCCAGGTTCAGCAGGTAGGCCAGCACGGCGTACACATCGTCGGGCTTGAGGGACTTGGGCGCATTCCAGGGCATGGCGCGATGTATGTAGTCCCACAGGGTCGATATGGTGTCGACCTTCATGAAGGTGGTGCGCACAGGCTGGGTGCGGCTGGTCAGGGATGCGACATGGCCGGTCTTGATGTCTTCTTCCGTGGTTCCGCCCACGATGGCGGTAAAGACCTCGTTGCTTTCGGCGAATGAACCATGACAGGAGGCGCAGGTGGAATCCCAAAGGGTATTGCCGCGCTCGACGGTGCCGCTGCCTGGCGGCAGGCCCTTGAAATCGGGCCGCACATCGATGTTCCAAGCCTGGATTTCGCTGGCGGTAGCCGGGCGGCCCAGGCCGAAGTTGTCCTGAGCCTGCGCCAGCCCCGACAAGCCCAGGGCCAATATGCCGGCGGCGGCCGTGCGCTTAGTCCACGTGTACATTGAAGACCTCCCCGGTAGCGGCCACTTTCCACGACTGGATCGCATTATTGTGGTAGGTGGAGCGGGTGCCGCGCACTTCCCGCAACTGGCTGTAGCGCGGCTGCACGAAGCCGGTACTGTCGGTGGCGCGGCTTTGCAGAATGACCGGAGAACCGTCCCAGACCCAATCGATATTGAAACGGGTCAGGCATTTGTCGAGGATGGGTGTTTCAAGGCGAGCCGTTTTCCAGTTCCTGCCACCGTCGAAGGACACGTCGACCTGTTTGATCTTGCCTCGTCCCGACCAGGCCAGGCCGCTGACATTGAAGAAGCCTTGGCCCAGCAGTACCTGGCCGCCCGAAGGCGACGTAATAACGGATTTGCATTCCTGGATGGAGGTGTACTGGCGCATTGTGCCGTCGGGCATCAGGTCGACGTAATGCGAGGTTTCGTCTTTGGCGTTCCAGGGCTTGTCGCCCACCTTGATGCGCCGCAGCCATTTGACCCAGGACACGCCTTGCACGCCTGGCACCACCAGGCGCAGAGGGTAGCCATTTTCGGGGCGCAGCATTTCGCCGTTCATGCCCCAGGCCACGATGGCGTCGTCCAGGGCCGCTTCGAGAGAAATGGTACGCGTCATGCTGGAGCCGTCGTTGCCTTCGGCGAGGATGAATTTGGCATTTTTCAGATCGGCGCCGCAATCGTCGAGCAAGACCTTGAGCGGTACGCCGGTGAATTCGCAGCACGACAGCATGCCGTGCGTGTACTGGACGGTGGGGACTGCGGCATTGCCCCATTCCATGCCGGTATTGGCGCCGCATTCGATAAAATGGATTTTCGATACTGCGGGCAAGCGCATGAGGTCGTCCATGGTGTAG
This genomic window contains:
- the soxZ gene encoding thiosulfate oxidation carrier complex protein SoxZ; this encodes MATRPMRIRAVEKDGVTEVKVLMSHIMETGQRKGSDGKIVPAHFIDVVEAKCNDKTVLSAQWGPAVSRDPFLSFKFKGGNKGDKITIAWKDNEGESRTDTTEIR
- the soxY gene encoding thiosulfate oxidation carrier protein SoxY → MNHQRRDVLRLGTVLGLAVAAGVLRPEQALAAQEQWNKEAFGGHSVGDVVKALGGSEPVNSDKIKLVAPDIAENGAVVPVGVVSDLPNTTQISVLVPNNPNALSALFDIPENTVADIATRIKMGKTSDIYALVKADGKYYAVHKEVKVTLGGCGG
- a CDS encoding c-type cytochrome, with product MYTWTKRTAAAGILALGLSGLAQAQDNFGLGRPATASEIQAWNIDVRPDFKGLPPGSGTVERGNTLWDSTCASCHGSFAESNEVFTAIVGGTTEEDIKTGHVASLTSRTQPVRTTFMKVDTISTLWDYIHRAMPWNAPKSLKPDDVYAVLAYLLNLAEIVPDDFTLSDKNMAEVQAKMPNRNGMVFWKGLWDVDGKPDTHNTACMANCVAQPLVSSTLPPYARNSNGDLAAQMRIVGPVRGADTLKPALVVAAGENAAEVKNYARSTLAPGAAQGSAGKPAGPAQSGDDAIKLLKDHACMACHAVDKKLLGPSFLDIAKKYKGASYAMQKLAGKIRDGGSGVWGAVPMPPHPNLDDADINSMLQWILAQTSAGH
- the soxC gene encoding sulfite dehydrogenase, with product MSTSNKPPVPIGRLQKAPEGFLSDALIHDIAIHGLDQTRRGFLKKSFLAAGAALAAGSSMMAAAKQADGSGAISAASAPGAQGDPMILQPRPWSTILGNPVAFHPYGTPSKYEANLLRRQSPGLTPTTQASVAFAPLQGFFGIITPNGLHFERHHQGWVDVDPEQHRFMINGMVKEAKVYTMDDLMRLPAVSKIHFIECGANTGMEWGNAAVPTVQYTHGMLSCCEFTGVPLKVLLDDCGADLKNAKFILAEGNDGSSMTRTISLEAALDDAIVAWGMNGEMLRPENGYPLRLVVPGVQGVSWVKWLRRIKVGDKPWNAKDETSHYVDLMPDGTMRQYTSIQECKSVITSPSGGQVLLGQGFFNVSGLAWSGRGKIKQVDVSFDGGRNWKTARLETPILDKCLTRFNIDWVWDGSPVILQSRATDSTGFVQPRYSQLREVRGTRSTYHNNAIQSWKVAATGEVFNVHVD